One genomic window of Leptospira paudalimensis includes the following:
- a CDS encoding peptidase MA family protein: protein MKRNLVFLISFLLGSFLYSDAERKPVPLKRGSGADVLYFDFGETAPTSFFQSEKLQEPKLEDLKLGFLDAAPGYYSGPDGGEVYQWAKNHYQWKRADGSVFTEWPTGIFKLDFPTGTGFVFAPAPTSCNGCSPTLVWNYPDNTKITKYWISHRIEYDSIYQKPLEFQNYLLVNDSKFGKPKLEVGNLVFYGSDKWNEYLRVFGEEVKTKSLFAFLKNEFGFENRGKIPVLLFDDYQTAKEYVGFDLPGANQTEMGLGGRDAIVLCCGEQMPERSGNANFDADSLRRVNFSMVLQKLTRNIEQVSCLKTIAETGIQPSQEILDPWFEEGLATYTESRMSDRKRVWVYAETEKLIRENKAPKSFKSLLDAKYKDNIPYLFGAILVKHIHDVYGKEAITSYQKETCLGLESTLALQKITGVSADSILKESTKRFESDKLQILKDTKSLSLSGYTVMNPQFPNEYLSFLEKGFTLKESAKDIKSYDELPNLYKIFTANVEDYTGKREGDFLGPKGTYFFLWKKGNYRWFGDGWEANVFPGNQIVFRGSNYTIVEWENGKKQYVAPSGDSVVFPNRETVLYPD from the coding sequence ATGAAACGTAATCTTGTTTTTCTTATTTCTTTCCTCTTAGGTTCTTTCCTTTATTCTGATGCTGAGAGAAAACCTGTTCCTTTAAAACGTGGGAGTGGGGCAGATGTATTGTATTTTGATTTTGGAGAAACCGCACCAACGAGTTTTTTCCAATCGGAAAAACTCCAAGAACCAAAACTGGAAGATCTGAAGTTGGGTTTTTTGGACGCAGCCCCTGGGTATTATTCGGGACCAGATGGGGGAGAAGTCTACCAATGGGCCAAAAACCATTACCAATGGAAACGTGCTGATGGCAGTGTGTTTACAGAATGGCCTACAGGGATTTTTAAATTAGATTTTCCAACTGGGACTGGATTTGTTTTCGCACCTGCACCTACATCATGTAATGGATGTTCGCCGACATTGGTATGGAATTACCCAGACAATACCAAAATCACAAAGTATTGGATTTCCCACCGAATAGAATATGATTCCATTTACCAAAAACCACTCGAGTTTCAAAACTACCTCCTTGTCAATGATTCCAAATTCGGCAAACCAAAGTTAGAGGTAGGAAATCTTGTTTTTTATGGTTCTGACAAGTGGAACGAGTATTTACGTGTGTTTGGTGAAGAAGTCAAAACCAAATCTCTTTTTGCTTTTTTAAAAAATGAATTTGGTTTTGAAAATCGTGGGAAAATTCCTGTTTTACTCTTTGATGACTACCAAACGGCAAAAGAGTATGTAGGATTTGATCTCCCTGGTGCCAACCAAACAGAAATGGGACTTGGGGGTAGGGATGCCATTGTTTTATGTTGTGGCGAACAAATGCCTGAACGATCGGGCAATGCAAATTTTGATGCCGACTCACTGCGTCGGGTTAATTTTAGTATGGTTCTCCAAAAACTGACTAGAAACATTGAACAAGTATCTTGTTTAAAAACCATTGCGGAAACTGGAATCCAACCTTCCCAAGAAATCCTTGACCCTTGGTTTGAAGAAGGATTGGCAACTTATACTGAATCTCGAATGAGTGACCGTAAACGTGTTTGGGTTTATGCGGAAACAGAAAAATTAATCCGAGAAAATAAGGCTCCCAAATCCTTTAAATCTTTGTTAGATGCCAAATACAAAGACAACATTCCTTATCTTTTTGGCGCCATTTTAGTGAAACACATCCATGATGTGTATGGAAAAGAAGCGATCACTTCCTACCAAAAAGAAACTTGTTTGGGGCTTGAATCCACTCTCGCCTTACAAAAGATAACTGGTGTAAGTGCGGATTCTATTTTGAAAGAGAGTACAAAACGATTTGAATCAGACAAACTTCAGATTTTAAAAGATACAAAATCACTTTCACTTTCTGGGTATACAGTCATGAACCCACAATTTCCTAATGAATATTTATCCTTTTTAGAGAAAGGTTTTACTCTCAAAGAATCCGCAAAAGATATCAAATCATATGATGAACTTCCTAACCTATACAAAATCTTCACTGCAAATGTGGAAGATTATACTGGGAAACGGGAAGGGGATTTTTTAGGACCCAAGGGAACTTATTTTTTCTTATGGAAAAAAGGGAATTACCGTTGGTTTGGAGATGGATGGGAAGCGAATGTATTTCCTGGAAACCAAATAGTATTCCGTGGATCCAATTACACGATTGTGGAATGGGAAAATGGAAAAAAACAATATGTGGCTCCAAGCGGAGATTCGGTGGTGTTCCCAAATCGAGAAACGGTGTTGTATCCAGACTGA
- a CDS encoding tetratricopeptide repeat protein, whose product MENAEIEKTQEDEKFTKIKALAKEAYRFLDQGRFKEAKERLDILLDEDPSNTYGLVGLGDYYAKTKQPEQAIQYYRKCLSGDTTNKFSLMGLMNAYRDLNSLKRIIEVAEEFHHITITDASILSRVADAHRKLKNFKESEVYYMEALQINPNDQYVIVGLGHLYFACQRYADAILWWEKLLSSQPNNIKILTEIGNSYRKIKDFDKAILYYERAKNLDPKNFFALYGLAESYRGKKDFKTAITYWEKILESDPENKLIINRYADSLRGLGNYDKALECFNKILASGDDYFALLGKAAALRLIGDLEKAEEIYLGLLTKSPNDPRPALELSDLWDIMGKKSQAIKLLEDLAKKNPSNEAIRERIEYLKD is encoded by the coding sequence ATGGAAAACGCCGAGATTGAAAAAACACAAGAAGATGAAAAATTCACAAAAATAAAAGCTCTTGCAAAAGAAGCTTATCGTTTTCTCGACCAAGGTCGCTTCAAAGAAGCAAAAGAACGATTAGACATATTACTTGATGAAGATCCTTCCAATACCTATGGGCTTGTTGGTCTTGGCGATTATTATGCCAAAACAAAACAACCAGAACAAGCCATCCAATACTATCGAAAATGTTTGAGTGGTGATACCACAAATAAGTTTTCCCTTATGGGACTTATGAATGCCTACCGAGATCTCAATAGTTTAAAAAGAATCATCGAAGTTGCGGAAGAATTTCACCACATAACAATCACAGATGCAAGTATTTTATCTAGAGTTGCTGATGCCCATAGAAAGTTAAAAAACTTCAAAGAATCAGAAGTGTATTATATGGAAGCTCTTCAAATTAATCCAAACGACCAATATGTGATTGTAGGACTTGGGCATTTGTATTTTGCCTGCCAACGTTATGCGGATGCGATTTTGTGGTGGGAAAAACTTCTCAGTAGCCAACCAAATAATATTAAAATCCTAACAGAAATTGGAAACAGTTACCGTAAGATCAAAGATTTTGATAAAGCAATTCTATATTATGAACGTGCCAAAAATCTAGATCCTAAAAACTTCTTTGCTCTTTATGGTCTTGCCGAGTCTTACCGCGGGAAAAAAGATTTTAAAACCGCAATCACTTATTGGGAAAAAATCCTTGAGTCTGACCCTGAAAACAAACTCATTATCAACCGTTATGCGGACTCTCTCAGAGGTCTTGGCAACTACGACAAAGCTCTCGAATGTTTTAACAAAATTCTCGCGAGTGGAGACGATTATTTTGCACTTCTCGGAAAAGCTGCCGCATTACGACTCATTGGTGATCTAGAAAAAGCGGAAGAAATTTATTTGGGACTGCTTACCAAATCTCCAAATGATCCAAGACCAGCCCTTGAACTTTCAGACCTTTGGGACATTATGGGAAAAAAATCCCAGGCTATCAAACTGCTAGAGGATTTAGCAAAGAAAAATCCATCCAACGAAGCAATTCGCGAACGGATTGAGTATTTAAAGGATTAA
- the ilvB gene encoding biosynthetic-type acetolactate synthase large subunit, protein MTSTTEAITGGRLMVELLEEAGVEIVFGYPGGAILPFYDELYHSKKIKHILVRHEQGAIHMAEGYARSTGKLGVCIATSGPGATNLITGLTDAKMDSIPILAITGQVSTDAIGTDAFQEADIFGITIPITKYNALIKKADDLARHFEEAIKIAMGGRPGPVLLDFPKDVQLEKTSVRKASALKIAPHHYERPKVKGDPQEFADALNQAKRPLLYVGGGAINSFASAEIKALAEKANAPVTTTLMGLGAFPGTHPLSVGMLGMHGTAYANKAVLECDYILNLGARFDDRVAKYQDFAPTAVRAHVDIDAAEFNKRINVDHILHGDLKDSIREILPFVKGGDRAEWISRIQTLKQNHPLDFDNSGESIKPQDFLNRVYTKTKGEAIVSTDVGQHQMWAAQYYLFDKPNTWLTSGGLGTMGFGLPAAIGAKFGNPDKTVICVTGDGSFQMCIQELATIAQSKLGVKILLFNNNFLGMVRQWQELFYEERFSESQWSYNPNFVKLAEAYDIPAMRIEKKSEIDKGVEFFLKDSGSALIEVMIPAEEKVFPMIPAGKSQQDLIEFKDLGKLKK, encoded by the coding sequence ATGACATCTACAACCGAAGCAATTACTGGCGGCCGGCTCATGGTCGAATTATTGGAAGAAGCGGGTGTTGAAATTGTCTTTGGATACCCTGGTGGTGCCATTCTCCCTTTCTACGACGAACTCTATCATAGTAAAAAAATCAAACACATCCTTGTGCGCCATGAACAAGGTGCCATCCATATGGCAGAAGGGTATGCTCGTTCCACAGGAAAGTTAGGTGTTTGTATCGCAACTTCTGGACCTGGAGCAACCAACTTGATCACTGGTCTGACTGATGCCAAAATGGATTCCATCCCGATTCTTGCCATCACAGGTCAGGTATCCACTGATGCCATTGGAACCGATGCTTTCCAAGAAGCAGATATTTTTGGAATCACAATCCCCATCACAAAATACAATGCACTGATCAAAAAGGCCGATGACCTTGCTCGTCATTTTGAAGAAGCCATCAAAATCGCAATGGGTGGTCGACCAGGCCCAGTATTACTCGATTTTCCAAAAGATGTACAATTAGAGAAAACTTCCGTGCGAAAAGCTTCCGCTTTAAAAATTGCTCCCCATCATTATGAACGACCAAAGGTAAAAGGGGATCCACAAGAATTTGCGGATGCTTTGAACCAAGCCAAACGCCCGTTACTCTATGTAGGTGGTGGTGCAATCAACTCTTTTGCTTCTGCGGAAATCAAAGCTCTTGCAGAAAAAGCAAATGCACCAGTGACAACAACACTCATGGGATTGGGAGCATTTCCTGGAACCCATCCTCTTTCTGTTGGGATGTTAGGCATGCATGGAACGGCATATGCCAACAAAGCCGTGTTAGAATGTGATTATATCCTCAATTTGGGGGCTCGTTTTGATGACCGTGTTGCCAAATACCAAGACTTTGCACCTACTGCAGTGAGAGCCCATGTGGACATTGATGCAGCTGAGTTTAATAAACGAATTAATGTGGATCATATTTTACATGGTGATCTGAAAGATTCCATTCGTGAGATCCTTCCTTTTGTGAAAGGTGGAGACCGCGCGGAATGGATTTCCAGAATCCAAACTCTCAAACAAAATCACCCACTCGATTTTGACAATAGTGGTGAGAGTATCAAACCCCAAGATTTTTTGAACAGGGTGTACACAAAAACAAAAGGTGAGGCCATTGTTTCTACCGATGTTGGCCAACACCAAATGTGGGCAGCACAGTATTATCTCTTTGATAAACCGAATACTTGGCTAACTTCTGGTGGACTCGGTACAATGGGATTTGGATTACCTGCTGCGATCGGTGCCAAATTTGGTAACCCAGACAAAACAGTGATTTGTGTGACAGGGGATGGATCCTTCCAAATGTGTATCCAAGAACTTGCAACTATCGCACAATCCAAGTTAGGTGTTAAGATTTTACTTTTTAATAATAACTTTCTTGGTATGGTTCGCCAATGGCAGGAACTTTTTTATGAAGAACGTTTTAGTGAATCACAATGGTCTTATAATCCTAACTTTGTAAAACTTGCCGAAGCTTATGATATCCCAGCAATGAGGATTGAAAAAAAATCAGAGATCGATAAAGGGGTAGAGTTCTTTTTGAAAGACAGTGGTTCGGCACTCATTGAAGTGATGATCCCTGCAGAAGAAAAAGTTTTCCCTATGATCCCTGCTGGTAAATCACAACAAGATCTCATCGAATTCAAAGACTTGGGGAAATTGAAAAAATGA
- a CDS encoding MFS transporter gives MKTISKTVWILSLVSLFTDIASEMLYPILPIYLKSIGYSILFIGFLEGVAEFVAGYSKGYFGNLSDIQGKRVPFVRFGYALSAISKPLLAISRLPYLVFFSRTMDRIGKGVRTGARDALLSEETTSSSKAQIFGFHRSFDTLGAVIGPSIALIFLAIYPNQYVYLFYLAIVPGFISIGLTFLLKERENQTKQKGKTTSLFSYLSYWKQTNSNYRKLVFGLLVFALWNSSDVFLILKAKEVGLTDTTVIGIYIFYNLVYSIFAYPFGILADRFGLKRMFLFGIFMFILVYWIMGTFQTVVWIVCAFFLYGLFASATEGIGKAWISNLVPSEEVGTAIGMFTGLQSFATFFASLIAGWIWFTFGAGVTFLVTGMFALLVWMYLKFIPISER, from the coding sequence TTGAAAACAATTTCCAAAACAGTTTGGATACTCTCGCTTGTGAGTCTTTTTACAGATATCGCAAGCGAAATGTTATACCCAATTTTACCCATTTACCTAAAGTCCATTGGGTATTCGATCCTCTTCATTGGATTTTTGGAAGGGGTCGCTGAGTTTGTCGCTGGTTATAGTAAAGGGTATTTTGGGAATCTCTCTGATATCCAAGGAAAACGAGTTCCTTTTGTGAGGTTTGGTTATGCACTGAGTGCCATCTCCAAACCCTTGTTAGCCATAAGTCGATTGCCATACCTTGTCTTTTTTTCCCGTACAATGGATCGGATTGGAAAGGGTGTTCGCACTGGAGCTCGGGATGCTTTATTATCAGAAGAGACCACATCTTCCTCAAAAGCACAGATTTTTGGATTCCATCGTTCCTTTGATACACTTGGTGCGGTGATTGGTCCAAGCATCGCTTTAATCTTTTTGGCAATTTATCCCAATCAATATGTCTATTTGTTTTATTTGGCGATAGTGCCAGGTTTCATTTCGATAGGACTTACTTTTTTATTAAAAGAGAGGGAAAATCAAACAAAACAAAAGGGAAAAACAACTAGTTTGTTTTCCTATCTTTCGTATTGGAAACAGACAAACTCCAATTATCGAAAGTTAGTTTTTGGATTACTTGTTTTTGCTTTATGGAATAGTTCCGATGTTTTTTTGATCCTGAAAGCCAAAGAAGTGGGGCTCACTGACACGACAGTCATTGGGATTTATATTTTTTATAATTTAGTGTATTCCATTTTTGCCTATCCATTTGGGATATTGGCAGATCGTTTCGGACTCAAACGAATGTTTTTATTCGGAATTTTTATGTTCATCCTTGTGTATTGGATCATGGGAACCTTCCAAACTGTAGTTTGGATTGTATGTGCCTTTTTTTTATATGGTCTTTTTGCAAGTGCAACAGAAGGAATTGGAAAAGCTTGGATTAGTAACCTTGTGCCTTCCGAGGAAGTAGGGACTGCCATTGGAATGTTCACTGGGTTACAGAGTTTTGCTACTTTTTTTGCAAGTCTGATTGCTGGTTGGATTTGGTTTACGTTTGGAGCAGGTGTTACTTTTTTAGTAACAGGAATGTTTGCCTTATTGGTATGGATGTATCTCAAATTCATACCAATAAGTGAAAGATAG
- a CDS encoding ATP-binding protein, whose product MSNPTKHADYGKVVRIQIPSNPRFVSHTRNYFFNLCLEHGFSLFDSMDLKLVIGEAITNIIRHAYSSRTDKPIFIEIQFDKDRVEIKLRDYGKKVEPKDLRSFDVSDYREHGIGLFMIRELTDYYFLDQSFEVGNQMVLIKRK is encoded by the coding sequence ATGTCGAACCCCACGAAACATGCGGACTACGGAAAAGTAGTCCGTATCCAAATTCCCTCCAATCCTCGTTTTGTTTCCCATACTCGTAATTATTTTTTCAATTTATGTTTAGAACATGGATTTTCCCTATTTGATTCCATGGACTTAAAATTGGTCATTGGGGAAGCCATCACCAATATCATTCGTCACGCCTATTCCAGTCGCACAGACAAACCCATCTTTATCGAAATCCAATTTGATAAAGACAGAGTGGAAATCAAACTCCGCGATTATGGAAAAAAAGTAGAACCCAAAGATTTACGCAGTTTCGACGTGAGTGATTATAGAGAACATGGCATTGGGTTATTTATGATCCGCGAACTTACCGATTATTATTTTTTAGACCAATCCTTTGAGGTTGGAAACCAGATGGTCCTCATCAAAAGAAAGTAA
- the trxB gene encoding thioredoxin-disulfide reductase translates to MNHKVVIIGSGPAGHTAAIYAARANLNPVMYEGFMAGGVAAGGQLTTTTEVENFPGFPEGIDGTKLTQLFREQSAKYGTTIHTQTITKVDFSKRPFTIWSDDEEIKAESIIIATGATAKRMFVKGEDVFWQRGISACAVCDGALPIYRNKALAVVGGGDSAVEEANHLTKFASKVYLVVRRDQLRASQIMQKRAMEHPKIEILWNQTVVEAKGGAGGLTSIVLESTKDKSQKDLEVGGLFYAIGHVPNTEIFKGQLNLDETGYIITKPGTTQTNVEGVFAAGDVQDKVYRQAITAAGSGCMAALEAERWLEGH, encoded by the coding sequence ATGAACCACAAAGTTGTCATCATTGGATCAGGACCTGCAGGACACACAGCAGCCATTTACGCGGCGAGAGCCAATTTAAACCCAGTGATGTATGAAGGATTTATGGCAGGTGGTGTTGCCGCAGGTGGACAACTCACAACCACAACAGAAGTGGAAAATTTCCCTGGTTTTCCAGAAGGGATCGATGGAACCAAACTCACCCAACTTTTCCGCGAACAATCGGCAAAATATGGAACCACCATCCACACCCAAACCATCACCAAAGTCGATTTTTCCAAACGCCCTTTTACCATTTGGTCTGATGACGAAGAAATCAAAGCAGAATCCATTATCATTGCGACAGGTGCAACCGCCAAACGTATGTTTGTAAAAGGGGAAGATGTTTTTTGGCAACGTGGGATTTCCGCTTGTGCCGTTTGTGACGGAGCCCTTCCGATTTACCGAAACAAAGCTCTTGCGGTTGTTGGTGGTGGGGACTCCGCAGTGGAAGAAGCAAATCACCTAACCAAATTTGCCTCCAAAGTGTATCTTGTGGTTAGACGTGACCAACTCCGTGCATCCCAAATCATGCAAAAACGTGCCATGGAACACCCAAAAATTGAAATCCTTTGGAACCAAACGGTTGTAGAAGCAAAAGGTGGTGCTGGTGGTCTTACTTCTATCGTACTCGAAAGTACAAAAGATAAATCCCAAAAAGACTTAGAAGTGGGTGGACTCTTTTATGCCATCGGACACGTTCCCAATACTGAAATTTTCAAAGGCCAATTGAATTTAGATGAAACAGGCTATATCATCACAAAACCAGGAACCACACAAACAAATGTAGAGGGGGTGTTTGCTGCAGGTGATGTTCAGGACAAAGTGTACAGACAAGCAATTACCGCTGCAGGTAGTGGTTGTATGGCCGCACTTGAAGCAGAACGCTGGTTAGAAGGTCATTAG
- the hslV gene encoding ATP-dependent protease subunit HslV, with translation METIHATTILSVRKNGKIAVGGDGQVSMGNTVMKHTAKKVRRLYNGKVIAGFAGSAADAFTLFELFEKKLIEHGGSVSRAAVELAREWRMDRMLRRLEALLIVCDANESFLISGTGDVISPDDGVLAIGSGGNFALSAARALVENTDLDPKEIITRAMKITADICIYTNHNLVIEEL, from the coding sequence ATGGAAACAATTCACGCAACCACCATCCTCTCTGTTCGTAAAAATGGAAAAATTGCAGTCGGAGGTGATGGCCAAGTTTCGATGGGAAATACCGTCATGAAACATACAGCAAAAAAGGTACGTCGCCTTTACAATGGTAAGGTGATCGCTGGATTTGCTGGAAGTGCTGCCGATGCCTTCACACTCTTTGAACTCTTTGAAAAAAAATTAATTGAACATGGTGGATCTGTTTCTCGTGCTGCAGTGGAACTTGCACGAGAATGGAGGATGGACCGCATGTTACGTAGACTTGAGGCACTCCTCATTGTTTGTGATGCCAATGAATCCTTTCTCATTTCAGGAACAGGGGATGTGATCTCACCAGATGATGGTGTACTTGCGATTGGATCTGGTGGTAATTTTGCCCTCAGTGCAGCAAGAGCCCTTGTAGAGAACACAGACTTAGATCCAAAAGAAATCATCACAAGAGCCATGAAGATTACTGCTGACATCTGTATTTATACAAACCACAATTTAGTGATCGAGGAATTATAA
- the xerD gene encoding site-specific tyrosine recombinase XerD produces MGSKLPVSQNQLLQTFQEYLSVEKGLSDNSIYSYGYDLNKFAIFLEKEHINFLEVKANDIMRFLEEERERKISAKTLAREVVAIRQFYKYLRDEKRLDSNPTEKIETPEVARTIPDYLTQAEIEELFKNIKEDNLYELRDKCIFELLYSSGLRISEACNLKMSDIDMENMTITVEGKGGRQRLVPFGEKSLEILKRYLTESRTEILKKRTCDFVFVSKKGSYINRKSVWRLLNHYIKRTKIKKKVTPHTLRHSFATHLLENHADLKSVQELLGHIDISTTQIYTHMANKTLKEVHKKFHPRG; encoded by the coding sequence ATGGGTTCCAAATTGCCAGTTTCTCAAAATCAGCTTTTACAAACATTCCAAGAATACCTGTCCGTAGAAAAAGGACTGAGCGATAATTCGATTTATTCCTACGGATACGATCTCAACAAGTTCGCCATCTTTTTGGAAAAAGAACATATCAACTTTTTAGAAGTAAAAGCAAACGACATCATGCGTTTTCTCGAAGAAGAAAGAGAACGTAAAATCTCTGCAAAAACGCTCGCAAGAGAAGTTGTGGCAATCCGTCAGTTTTACAAATACTTACGAGATGAAAAACGTCTCGATTCGAATCCAACGGAAAAAATTGAAACCCCTGAAGTTGCAAGAACCATCCCCGATTACCTCACACAAGCGGAAATTGAGGAACTGTTTAAGAATATCAAAGAGGACAATTTGTACGAACTTCGTGACAAATGTATCTTTGAATTACTTTACTCTTCTGGTCTTCGGATTTCAGAAGCATGTAATTTAAAAATGTCTGATATTGATATGGAAAATATGACCATCACTGTCGAAGGAAAAGGGGGAAGACAACGCCTCGTTCCTTTTGGTGAAAAGTCTTTGGAAATCCTCAAACGTTACCTCACAGAAAGTCGCACTGAAATTTTGAAAAAAAGAACCTGTGACTTTGTATTTGTTTCTAAAAAAGGTTCGTATATCAATCGTAAGTCGGTATGGAGACTTCTCAACCACTACATCAAACGAACGAAAATTAAGAAAAAAGTCACTCCACACACTCTGCGCCACTCGTTTGCAACACATCTACTCGAAAACCACGCAGACCTTAAGTCAGTGCAAGAGTTACTTGGTCATATCGATATTTCTACCACACAGATCTATACACATATGGCAAATAAAACTCTGAAGGAAGTTCATAAGAAATTCCATCCGAGAGGATAA
- the ilvN gene encoding acetolactate synthase small subunit — protein MKHTLSILVNNHPGVMSHVSGLFTRRGYNIDSIAVGVTDNPEVSSMTIVLNGDDFVVGQVKNQLLKLPDVLRVQDMAYASSVQRELVLVSFSITESNRSEALTICNGFDVKILEMTEDSLLIEFSGNSRQVTNIIAVLKPFGIREISRTGQIAIAYRNQNAV, from the coding sequence ATGAAACATACACTCAGTATATTAGTCAATAACCATCCAGGTGTCATGAGCCATGTCTCAGGTTTATTCACAAGACGTGGGTATAACATTGATTCAATTGCAGTAGGTGTAACCGATAACCCAGAAGTGTCCTCTATGACAATTGTTTTGAATGGGGATGACTTTGTTGTTGGTCAGGTGAAAAACCAATTATTAAAACTCCCTGATGTTCTTAGAGTACAAGATATGGCGTATGCAAGTTCTGTACAAAGGGAACTGGTTCTTGTTTCTTTTTCGATAACAGAAAGTAATCGAAGTGAAGCTCTTACAATTTGTAATGGATTTGATGTGAAAATTTTAGAAATGACAGAAGATTCCCTTCTCATTGAGTTTTCAGGAAATTCACGTCAGGTGACCAATATCATCGCCGTTTTAAAACCATTTGGGATCCGAGAAATTTCAAGAACAGGCCAAATCGCCATCGCTTATCGAAACCAAAACGCTGTTTAG
- a CDS encoding tetratricopeptide repeat protein, with translation MSYRITPFFLLILSFLLVVNCGRKERTLFEEGKKWELVGEKTKALYYYELSLRENPEYDPVLKRMGLLLADSVESIATAIFYLEKYHKQKKDDTEVQRELFRLYLTTGYEKEALEILEEIRFQGKKETLEFFEATYLCLTRGVKQKDYLQSLENSPLSGDPYYAPWVRACETK, from the coding sequence GTGTCTTATCGAATCACTCCCTTTTTTTTACTCATCCTTTCTTTCCTGTTAGTCGTTAATTGCGGCCGAAAAGAACGAACTCTTTTCGAAGAAGGAAAAAAATGGGAATTGGTAGGAGAAAAAACAAAAGCCCTATATTATTACGAGCTTTCGCTCCGGGAAAATCCTGAGTATGATCCTGTCCTCAAACGAATGGGACTTCTCCTTGCTGACAGTGTGGAATCCATTGCCACAGCCATCTTTTATTTGGAAAAATACCACAAACAAAAAAAAGACGACACAGAAGTACAAAGAGAACTCTTCCGCCTCTATCTTACCACAGGGTATGAAAAAGAAGCACTGGAAATTTTAGAGGAAATTCGGTTCCAAGGAAAAAAAGAAACCTTGGAATTTTTTGAAGCTACCTATCTCTGTCTTACGAGAGGGGTCAAACAAAAGGACTACCTCCAGAGTTTAGAAAATAGCCCACTTTCGGGTGACCCGTACTATGCACCTTGGGTGCGGGCGTGTGAAACAAAATAG